The genomic interval GTTCTCGGTCTCCATCAAAGCAAATCTGGAAGATAGTGGATATTAgattgttttaaagaaagatcaaaaTACCTTTCGCCGTGACACCATCACATACAATAGTTTCACTAGTGGCATATACGGAAAACCTGGTGTTCCTGAGTGAAAAATGTTTGATCTTGCAATCAAAAATTATTTCTTGACTTTTCCACGGTTTTAACTCAATATTACACATTCCACGAATCCAGGAGTTAAAAAATGTATCCCTCGCTGtgtaataaacatttgaaaattataattttatttatttattgttaggtttaacgttgcgccaacacaattataggtcatatggcgactttctagttTTGATTGTGGatgaagaccctaggtgcccctccgtgcattatttcatcacgagcgggcaccttggtagcaccaccaaccttccgtaagccagctggatggcttcctcacatgaagaattcaacaccccgagtgaagctcgaacccacatcgatgagggacgagtgatttgaagtccgaccttaaccactcggccacgggggCCCCCGTGAAAATTATAAAGTAAGAATAATGACACAACACTGTATGACACAAATGCTCATTAGTATTATAAAGCCCAAAAAGGGACTAACTCAAGAAAAAAATTATCGGACAATATGCACATATCAACTTTATGTTGATGATGCAAAGTTCAATTTgaactggatggaaactgtaaAGTGAATTGAGCGCACAAGGTACAGATACAGTTTAATATAACAAATTCCATAAAAGGGGTATAACTCAAAAATAATACTTGAACCTGGACCTCCCATAAAATGCATATATCCACTACATGTTGAtaatgtataacaagtttcatttcattttgatcGTGACACGAGTTGATGCACAAGGTAGAAATGAAGTTGTGCTATTATAAAGCCAAAACAGCAGAACATAGATGGAAAAAAATGTATAGTGTGCGTATGTCAACTTCATGATGATGGTGATGCATACCAAGTCTCATTTGAGTAAGATGAAAACTGAATGAGTTGAGTGCGTAAGctagtgtgacggacggacagttcaaaCAATAACCCTCCTGCTAGgatctacaaaaatattaacaaagtatTCAATAGGGTTGACCCGTATTCCTGGATTTACGAAATTTGTTTTCGGTATGTAATTCACTTCTACACAAGGATCTGAGGTGAAGAACATTAAACATGTATACGCATGCTCTTTCGTACAGCCAGGTTTGACAGAGGACCAGTCTTGCATCCTTTCATTTATCGTTTGTATTCACGACTTAAAGAAAGTTAATAGAAATAAACGATGGCATGTttgaaaattatgaacaaagtTTAATGGACAGTTTCCTCAAAAGTCTTGTTTCACTATAATGAGGTATGATGTTGGGATAAAACAGGCAGAGGTGCATAACGAAATACTAAGTGTATTTATTACATTCAGCTCACAGTATCAAACACGTATGATTCACAAAGACTAAACTTCATTTTTAATTCAGCACAACAGGAATACGATAAATTCGTCTTAATTTTTGTTAGATACTCACACATCCTTGAATCTCTGCATTTCCGTTTTGTGATATTCTACAACCTCGGAGGAAGAGGGACACCGGACTCCAGACAAAGCGCTTTCTATACGCATTTTCAATGCCATTCCATTAGCTAGGAAGTGATTGCCGTCTTGGATAGAGCGGAAATATCTCTGCAGTTCATGATAAATGGAGTGACTTGCATAGGCTAAATCTGAAAATGAACAGGAAATACGGGCGTAAGATCTTTTAAGTATAATAACCGAAATTCTGGTTTTTACTGACGCACAGTGTCAAAGGTTGCAGAACCCTATCACGAAGTTCGGACCCTGTTGGTAGTGGGTTTGTCAGTCACTGTGATGGTCGAGTCCGTAAAGTCATTTTATCGCCAAGTAAAGGAGTTATCGTAGAGATTTCAACTATATTACTATAATTATCAATTTAAAAGCACTGCTGTAACTTCCATATGCCCCTTTCATTAAcagcaaatttacaaaattgagTTTAGAAATAATCATGTTCTATATCACGACTCAAGATGCGCAACACAATGTAGGAACggataaatatttactatttgaaTCGATATTTTAGCAAGTAAACTTTCAGTAAAGACAAATTCCTTCTACATGTATTCTATGTCACATCTTCTACATGCCTAATACAACAAATAACTATTATTTATACATTacagataacaagaatatttaaatAGATGAAAGCTGCATAGATTCTATCTATTCAGAATTACTTACAAATGGGAAGTACAGTAAATTGGCACAATTCTAGAGGGACGCGCCTTCAACGTTCCGCTGAATATCAGTAGGCAAATAGTGTCACCTTACCTTTTAATCCATATTTCCACAAGAACTCCATTGTCTCGTTGAAAATACTTCCGTGAAACTCGAGTACGCTCATTGTAGCAACGTCGCCCGCCAATGGTTCTAGTGCTGGGTCAACCAGTGgcgccatgtttttgaaaaaagtgtaAAGTGCTTCGTCATCGTTCGCCACGAACTCTTGCTTCTTAGCTAACAGCAATTCTGAAATCGCATCAAAAGATCAATCGTAAAGGTTTTATTGGAGAAAAGTTTCAGATCTTCAGCATCTGTGTAAAAGTTATATTGGAAACTAGTTTCAGGACTCAAGCATCCGTGTAAAAGTTATATTGGAAACGGGTTTCAGCATCTGTGTAAAAGTTATATTGGAAACGAGTTTCAGATCTCCAGCATCGATCTCTAGTATCTGTGTAAAATTTATATTGGAAACGAGTTTCAGATCTCCAGCATCCGTGTAAAAGTTATATTGGAAACGAGTTTCAGCATCTGTATAAAAGTTATATTGGAAACGAGTTTCAGATCTCCAGCATCGATCTCCAGCATCTGTGTAAAAGTTATATTGGAAACGAGTTTCAGATCTCCAGCATCGATCTCTAGCATCTGTGTAAAAGTTATATTGGAAACGAGTTTCAGATCCCCAGCATCTGTGTAAAAGTTATATTAGAAACGAGTTTCAGATCTCCAGCATCCGTTTGgttgatttattttgaaattggtcaATATCAAGGTCGCATTCTGCGACAGGTTGCAACACTCGTTTTAAACCAGGTAACACCTAATTTTAACATAAGCAGcacaaaaactgaaattttacCAGAAAATTGAAATTACGTATAACATTAGTCTCCACTTGAAAAGCGATCAAGAAAAATCACCATACGTGTGTTATAGTCATATGATTGATTAACCAAGTGTCTATCTCCATAATATACTCCAACTTGTGTAGCAAATATAAAAACGTAGACTGAGATCTTTAGCAAACAGTTAGcataaattcaaagtaaaaataaaagaattcaaCATAACACATCCTCAAATTGTTTAAGACTTACTGATGAATCCCATATCAAGGATGGTGGCAGGGCATTTCATTCTTTCCTTCAACACTGGTTTGATCAGCATTCTGGTAACCAGTAGTGCGACACTGTCTGGGTCTTGAACCCATTGCAACAGCCCGAACACTTTTCCCAGGTCCTTTAGTTCACAATCGGGAATttcaaaattatctgaaattGAACACGGTACTTAATACAGTTATGTTTTGGATGAAATCTCAGAGTAATGCACGTGCATGAAAATAGCTATCAATACAAAACAGTGCAGAAGTAAAAATGATTTTCGTACGAAATGTTCTAAACACTACGAAGCGATATTATATGGAAATCTTATATTAAATGCACTTAACCTGACCTAAAATATTGGCGACAATTGTTTAACCCTTGCGACTTGTGGTATGGTTTCTGGCGCACATAAGGTGTAAACTGAGGATACCTTCACAGATTTTGAACAATTCCATTTCAGGCAACTTACTGAGTAATATGCTTTACATGTTTCACAGAAAAGAGAACATTTGTGCCTTTTTTTAAAACAGCTAATATGAAATGACCTACATTAATTACACCTTCAAAGGAACGCATTTAACTTTTAtagttaaaacatttaaacacgAAGTAAAGAGGAAACTCTGGAAAAAAATAGAATGAAAGGTTACTGAAGATGTTGCCACTCTTTATACATATTGATTAGGCGGGAAGTGatgctgcctttgcgaccaatgcagaccaagatcagccggcTGATcagggtctgcactgttcgctattcagccagtaaattttcagtgaacaccccttcgaataataaatggcattgcccaaactgaatgatggacatgtccattttagaaatttagcaggctaaaggttgatatCAATCTCAGCAGACAAATCACGACCTTATCATGGTGACACATCACTTATTGTTTAAGAACCTTAACACAAAACATACACATCTACttatttattgtttgtaaacattttttataattaattaacaGAAAGCAGTCCTTTGAACAAACAATGAAGATTGTTTGACAGGATGTGTTGTAATCTTTTAAGAAATGGATGCTACTTTTTGTGAATTATACGGGCATAAACCACATTGGAACTTCTTACAAATCCACGAATCGTGCTGGCGATGATTTGCAAGAAATTATATgagtattctagcataaaactgcttttcttgtcactttttggggatGTTTTAAACGTAGAGTAAACGTTCGTTCTCGCGCTTGTACTCAAGTActgttaaaacatttatatatgcgcgttccgtggcaaagcgtaaacgtattacggtcttaaaatgtataatataaaagaaaatgacgtcaatgtGATAAAACAACGCAGATATTCTCGTGCATTTCATGGAAATCTAATGTCGCTGaggaacaaaatattcatttattagtttttacacgttttatgctagaataccgTTAGCGCATGTCCGTTTCGtgttgtaacatcttcagaatcacTCGGGATGGTCCTTGCCGGAATCGGGCACCAACCAGTCCTTCCTAACTCTGCAGATGaattaacacagaaaaaaaacatgcgttatccctacataaacgCTCAAAAACAAGATTCAtttctaatatttacatttttacagaggcttgttaaaaaaataaatggtttGCTTTCCACTGGTATCAGAaagtcaaaataaatgtcaggatatcGGTCTTTGAATAGAAATGTCCACAGTCAATTGTAACTCGCCTTccaataaaaatacagttcctgtcatttttatttaaaatatcgttaaatTCAGTGAAAAATTATAGCTGTGTCGATTCAATTTTGATCGTTaccgtcagaaaaaaaaattaggtaCATTTTTATGTTCTGTTTGGTGTCCATTTTCGtacgacgccattttgttcatttttgtgaAGGACGTCATATTGTGCGGAATATTGCCAAATCTCGCTGAAAGAACCATCCTTTATATCATTGcatcaatgttgtttatacgaaaataaacgccttttttctttccatataaataatgaatgtaaatatttgaaaataagggGATTAAAATGTCAATACCTAATAACGTCAACAAATTATACTGTAACATGCGTATACCTTTTATATCCTCAATCGCCATTTTGAGACCCATTCCAGATTCGCAGTGTTTCCGGATCATATCGATGAGATAATGActtcctggaaataaaaaagcCTCCTGAAAGCCCGTGAACTCGTCTACAACCGTGTCATGCGTGTATGCTCTTGGAGTCGAAGTGGGTAAGTTCAAAGTAAAGCCTTGTCTTTTGGCTGCGGCGGTAAACTTGTGTCTTTTGGCTGCTGTAGTATAACCATGTCTTTTGGCTTCGGCAGTAAACTCATGTCTCTTAGCGGCGTCGGTAACTTCATGTCTTTTGGCTTCGGAGGTAAGTTCATGTCTTTTGACTCCGGCGGTAACTTCATGTCTTTTGCCTGCTGTAATTTCGTGTCTCCTGTATTCT from Mercenaria mercenaria strain notata chromosome 2, MADL_Memer_1, whole genome shotgun sequence carries:
- the LOC123562928 gene encoding uncharacterized protein LOC123562928, with amino-acid sequence MKTLFVLLLLAVVCKGNHLKVRQLIDMLRAQEAEEYRRHEITAGKRHEVTAGVKRHELTSEAKRHEVTDAAKRHEFTAEAKRHGYTTAAKRHKFTAAAKRQGFTLNLPTSTPRAYTHDTVVDEFTGFQEAFLFPGSHYLIDMIRKHCESGMGLKMAIEDIKDNFEIPDCELKDLGKVFGLLQWVQDPDSVALLVTRMLIKPVLKERMKCPATILDMGFIKLLLAKKQEFVANDDEALYTFFKNMAPLVDPALEPLAGDVATMSVLEFHGSIFNETMEFLWKYGLKDLAYASHSIYHELQRYFRSIQDGNHFLANGMALKMRIESALSGVRCPSSSEVVEYHKTEMQRFKDVFALMETENICLKVTAFLSKYIHTAIPGYQPDFENNAPLDDVCAGIKLVIDGIVQEFSEYEYFLYSMDITEFKAMTGNVFTDTEWAVLEEALHRLDFARIP